One window of Tenacibaculum maritimum NCIMB 2154 genomic DNA carries:
- a CDS encoding bifunctional 3-deoxy-7-phosphoheptulonate synthase/chorismate mutase type II: MKNTKELKTWLDDMNLAHPLVIAGPCSAETEEQVLKIAHELKDSDVNYFRAGIWKPRTRPGNFEGVGALGLKWLQKVKAETGMKTCTEVANAAHVKLALEHDIDLLWIGARSTVSPFIMQEIADALEGTDKIVLVKNPVNPDLALWLGGIERLYTAGIKNLGAIHRGFSTYEKTKYRNIPEWQLAIEFQNKFPDLPLICDPSHITGKREMVFDVSQTALDLNFDGLMVETHTDPDNAWSDAAQQVTPNTLKQMMEDLKIRKVTNTDQAYRESLENLRAQINIVDNQLIDLLGKRMKVADSIGALKKEKNVAVLQSRRWNEILGNMILEGEARGLSEEFVLKMFKAIHQESINHQEKIIKG, encoded by the coding sequence ATGAAAAATACAAAAGAATTAAAAACATGGTTGGATGATATGAATTTAGCACATCCACTAGTAATAGCAGGGCCTTGTAGTGCAGAAACCGAAGAGCAGGTTTTAAAAATTGCACACGAATTAAAAGATTCTGATGTAAATTATTTTCGCGCAGGAATCTGGAAACCTAGAACTAGACCTGGTAATTTTGAAGGAGTAGGTGCTCTAGGCTTAAAATGGCTGCAAAAGGTAAAAGCTGAAACCGGAATGAAAACTTGTACAGAAGTAGCCAATGCAGCTCATGTAAAACTAGCTTTAGAACATGATATAGACCTTCTTTGGATTGGAGCTCGTTCTACTGTTTCACCATTCATCATGCAAGAAATTGCTGATGCTTTGGAAGGTACAGATAAAATTGTTTTGGTTAAAAATCCTGTAAACCCAGATTTAGCATTATGGCTAGGAGGAATAGAAAGATTATATACTGCTGGAATTAAAAACTTAGGCGCTATACATCGTGGCTTTTCTACTTATGAAAAGACCAAATATAGAAATATTCCAGAATGGCAACTTGCAATTGAATTTCAAAATAAATTCCCTGACTTACCTTTAATTTGTGATCCTTCTCATATTACAGGAAAAAGAGAAATGGTTTTTGACGTTTCTCAGACTGCTCTGGATTTAAATTTCGATGGCTTAATGGTTGAAACACATACTGATCCAGACAATGCTTGGAGTGATGCCGCTCAACAAGTAACTCCAAACACTTTAAAACAAATGATGGAAGATTTGAAAATTAGAAAAGTTACTAATACAGACCAAGCTTACCGAGAATCTTTAGAAAACTTACGTGCTCAAATAAATATAGTTGATAATCAATTAATTGATCTATTAGGGAAGCGTATGAAAGTAGCCGATAGTATTGGTGCTTTGAAAAAAGAAAAAAACGTAGCTGTATTGCAATCTAGACGTTGGAATGAAATTTTGGGCAACATGATTTTAGAAGGAGAAGCTAGAGGTTTAAGTGAAGAATTTGTCTTAAAAATGTTTAAAGCCATACACCAAGAAAGTATCAATCATCAAGAAAAAATAATTAAAGGTTAA
- a CDS encoding prephenate dehydratase, which yields MKKIAIQGIQGSNHHIVARNFYGKDILINECLSFDLLIDSLLSKKSTQAVMAIENTIAGSIIPNYALIDTHDLYISGEYYLPIHHHLMALSNQKIEDITEVCSHPMALLQCKNFFKQYKHIKLIEDVDTSAVAKRIQEKQIVGMAAIAPKIAADIFNLEILEDEIQTIKENATRFVILQTDKPTNPIDKINKASLKFELDHKRGSLAAILNVMSDCKLNLTKIQSLPKIETPWKYSFFVDVTFNDYNDYAKAKSIIAIMALDFKILGEYKNGRS from the coding sequence ATGAAGAAAATAGCTATTCAAGGCATACAAGGTTCAAATCACCATATCGTAGCTCGAAATTTCTACGGAAAAGACATCTTAATTAACGAATGTCTTTCTTTCGACCTATTAATAGATAGCTTATTATCTAAAAAAAGTACGCAAGCTGTAATGGCTATCGAAAATACTATTGCTGGTTCCATTATTCCTAACTACGCATTAATAGACACACACGATTTGTATATATCTGGTGAATATTACCTCCCTATCCATCACCATTTAATGGCGCTTTCAAACCAAAAAATTGAAGATATTACAGAAGTATGCTCGCATCCGATGGCGTTACTACAATGTAAGAACTTTTTTAAACAATATAAACACATCAAATTAATTGAAGATGTGGATACCTCTGCCGTAGCTAAAAGAATCCAAGAAAAACAAATAGTAGGGATGGCTGCTATTGCCCCTAAAATAGCCGCGGATATTTTTAATTTGGAAATTCTCGAAGATGAAATCCAAACGATAAAAGAAAATGCAACTCGATTTGTTATTTTACAAACCGACAAACCGACAAACCCTATTGATAAAATCAATAAAGCATCCTTAAAATTTGAATTGGATCATAAGAGAGGAAGCCTAGCTGCTATTTTGAATGTAATGAGCGATTGTAAATTAAATTTAACCAAAATACAATCTCTTCCCAAAATAGAAACCCCTTGGAAATACTCTTTTTTTGTTGATGTTACTTTTAACGATTACAACGATTACGCTAAAGCTAAATCAATTATAGCAATAATGGCATTAGATTTTAAAATTTTAGGAGAATATAAAAACGGAAGATCATGA
- a CDS encoding prephenate dehydrogenase gives MNVFIIGLGLIGGSFALDIQQEFKTATIYGVDTNENHLREALDLKIIHQKSSLKEIEKADFVIIAIPVDIALKLTPQILDKIPDTTLVLDVGSTKELICNAIKQHPKRRNFLATHPIAGTEFSGPKAALKGLFKGKTNIICEVEKTAFKLQERALELFSKLGMRIRYMDPKSHDKHIAYVSHLSHISSFMLGKTVIEKEKNERDIFDMAGSGFASTVRLAKSSPAMWTPIFRHNKENVIETLEEYISNLQHFKQLIQRDDFSEIYNEMENTNHIKQILNGIN, from the coding sequence ATGAATGTATTTATTATAGGATTAGGACTTATAGGTGGTAGCTTTGCTTTAGATATTCAACAAGAATTTAAAACAGCTACCATTTATGGAGTTGACACCAATGAGAATCATTTAAGAGAAGCTTTAGATTTAAAAATAATTCACCAAAAAAGCTCCCTTAAGGAAATAGAAAAAGCAGATTTTGTTATTATTGCGATTCCAGTAGATATTGCTCTAAAATTAACTCCTCAAATATTAGACAAAATTCCTGATACAACATTAGTGTTAGATGTTGGTTCTACAAAAGAATTAATTTGTAACGCAATAAAACAACACCCAAAAAGAAGAAATTTTCTAGCAACTCACCCTATTGCTGGAACCGAATTTTCTGGACCAAAAGCAGCCTTAAAAGGACTATTTAAAGGAAAAACAAATATTATTTGCGAAGTAGAAAAAACAGCTTTCAAACTACAAGAAAGAGCCCTAGAACTTTTTTCTAAACTAGGAATGCGTATTCGTTATATGGATCCAAAATCACATGATAAGCATATTGCTTACGTATCCCACTTATCGCACATCAGCTCGTTCATGCTAGGAAAAACAGTCATTGAAAAAGAAAAAAATGAACGTGATATTTTCGACATGGCAGGAAGTGGATTTGCTTCTACAGTACGATTAGCAAAAAGCTCGCCTGCAATGTGGACTCCCATTTTTAGACATAATAAAGAAAATGTTATTGAAACATTAGAAGAATACATTAGTAACTTACAACATTTCAAGCAACTAATACAACGGGATGATTTTTCAGAGATATACAACGAAATGGAAAATACAAACCATATAAAACAAATATTAAACGGCATAAACTAA
- the rsgA gene encoding ribosome small subunit-dependent GTPase A: MTGTVYKSTGSWYWVKTNNTLYKCRIKGKFRLKGIKSTNPIAVGDKVDFNIESNNSNEETGVIHKIYERENFIVRKSVNLSKQTHVIAANIDQVFLLITIDNPPTFTTFIDRFLVSTRAYRIDTILIFNKIDSYKIEQRAEILYLRDIYEKIGYRCIDVSATKNQNIATVKEMMTGKTSMFIGHSGVGKSTLVNAIEPSLNLKTNKISDQHKQGQHTTTFAEMFDLNFNAKIIDTPGIKGFGVVDIEREELGDYFPEFFALKQGCKFNNCIHLKEPRCAVKDALEEETISWSRYKSYLQILEGEEEHYRTDIWEKE; this comes from the coding sequence ATGACAGGAACGGTTTATAAATCTACAGGAAGCTGGTATTGGGTAAAAACAAACAACACCTTATACAAATGCCGCATCAAAGGTAAGTTTCGCTTAAAAGGTATCAAAAGTACGAATCCTATTGCAGTTGGAGATAAAGTAGATTTTAATATAGAAAGCAATAATAGCAACGAGGAAACAGGGGTTATCCATAAAATATACGAACGAGAAAATTTTATTGTTAGGAAATCTGTGAACTTATCTAAGCAAACACATGTTATTGCAGCAAATATCGATCAAGTTTTTTTATTAATTACTATTGATAACCCTCCTACTTTTACAACTTTTATCGATCGCTTTTTAGTTTCAACCAGAGCATATAGAATAGACACCATACTTATATTCAACAAAATAGACTCCTATAAAATAGAACAACGTGCAGAAATTTTATACTTACGAGATATTTACGAGAAAATAGGGTACCGATGCATTGATGTATCTGCTACTAAAAACCAAAATATAGCTACTGTAAAAGAAATGATGACCGGAAAAACCTCTATGTTTATAGGGCACTCTGGTGTAGGAAAATCTACTTTAGTAAATGCTATCGAACCCAGTCTTAACCTAAAAACGAATAAAATTTCTGACCAACATAAACAAGGTCAGCATACAACAACCTTTGCTGAAATGTTTGATTTAAATTTTAATGCAAAAATTATTGATACCCCTGGAATAAAGGGCTTCGGTGTAGTAGATATAGAAAGAGAAGAACTAGGGGACTACTTTCCTGAGTTTTTCGCACTAAAACAAGGTTGTAAATTTAACAATTGTATTCATCTCAAAGAACCGCGATGTGCTGTAAAAGATGCTTTAGAAGAAGAAACTATCTCATGGTCTAGATACAAAAGTTATCTACAAATTTTAGAAGGAGAAGAGGAACACTACAGAACTGATATCTGGGAAAAAGAGTAA
- a CDS encoding tRNA threonylcarbamoyladenosine dehydratase, which translates to MSWLERTELLVQKEGLNKIKEANILIVGLGGVGSFAAEFIARAGVERLTIVDGDVFDETNKNRQLPALNSTVGKSKVKVIQERLLDINPEIKLTVLEEFLSPERAFEIVSKEYDYVLDCIDSITPKINLIVAARRKKVKLISSMGAGGKLDATKIRVKDISKTKNCTMARVLRRRLKELNINKGIKAVYSEEVQIANSVKITDGTNFKKSYYGTISYMPAAFGLQAAAFVINQLIKKK; encoded by the coding sequence ATGAGTTGGTTAGAAAGAACAGAACTACTTGTCCAAAAAGAAGGACTAAATAAAATTAAGGAAGCTAATATATTAATAGTTGGTTTAGGTGGCGTAGGATCTTTCGCTGCAGAATTTATAGCAAGAGCTGGCGTAGAACGTTTAACTATCGTAGATGGAGATGTTTTTGACGAAACTAATAAAAATCGCCAATTACCCGCTTTAAACAGTACCGTTGGAAAATCAAAAGTAAAGGTAATTCAAGAAAGGCTGCTAGACATTAACCCTGAAATTAAACTAACCGTATTAGAAGAGTTTCTTTCTCCCGAAAGAGCTTTTGAAATTGTCTCGAAAGAATATGATTATGTACTAGATTGTATTGATAGCATTACTCCCAAAATTAACTTAATAGTCGCCGCCCGTAGAAAAAAAGTAAAACTAATTAGCTCCATGGGAGCTGGCGGAAAACTAGATGCTACTAAAATACGCGTAAAAGATATTAGCAAAACTAAGAATTGTACTATGGCAAGAGTTTTAAGAAGGCGCCTAAAAGAATTAAATATCAACAAAGGAATTAAAGCCGTCTATTCTGAAGAGGTTCAAATAGCCAATAGTGTGAAAATTACAGATGGCACTAACTTCAAAAAGTCATATTACGGAACAATAAGCTATATGCCTGCTGCGTTTGGATTACAAGCGGCTGCATTTGTTATAAATCAGCTCATTAAGAAAAAATAA
- a CDS encoding DUF3857 domain-containing protein gives MNLKYSRIILLAIFLFPIFIFSQKAKYASFATARVLKTNANAITRNSTTEITIEAVDKIVIHKKRVITVLNKLGVADAPMSIGYDNDTKITKLSAKIYDAFGKEIKKYKKRDFLDVSAVEHGTLYSDDRIKYLRYTPTNYPYTVVFETTYKTNSTAFIPRWFPINGYYISVEKSEYILKNPLNFPIRTLKNNFENYPVEDTSSPFNLHYVLKNQAAIKAESNSLYYLDLMPSLFVSLNNFSLKGVKGFASNWEEFGKWMHQKLLTENTQLKTSTKLEIKSLVKNAHTDLEKAKIIYEYMQRKTRYIGVQIGIGGWKPIPANEVDNVGYGDCKGLTNYMKALLDVVGIKSYHTLVYAKRNRNIIKNFPSLQGNHMILNIPNNGNDIWLECTSQTIPFGFLGDFTDDRDVLVVTPEGGVIKHTPKYINHKNSQETIATIKLTSSGNLSAVVERTSKGIKYDKKYHLDKKSKKNLENYYTSKVWNYNNNTEINHITLLNNKETTSFKETIQLSITNYVTSYQENMLFKINVFNRFKKIPKRYRNRQNPLKINRGFIDRDISTITLPEGYSITSLPKEKKIENKFGLYHIQFERINEKTIKYRRTLSLKKGIYPKEDYALFRKYCKLIAKYDNLRIELTKK, from the coding sequence ATGAATCTGAAATATTCTCGTATCATCCTTTTAGCAATCTTCTTATTTCCTATATTTATATTCTCTCAAAAAGCGAAATATGCAAGTTTTGCAACAGCTAGAGTGCTCAAAACAAACGCCAATGCTATTACTAGAAATAGCACTACAGAAATTACCATAGAAGCTGTCGATAAAATCGTAATACACAAAAAAAGAGTAATCACTGTACTAAACAAACTTGGAGTGGCAGATGCTCCAATGTCCATAGGTTACGATAATGACACTAAAATCACTAAACTTTCTGCTAAAATATACGATGCCTTTGGAAAAGAAATAAAAAAATACAAAAAACGAGATTTTTTAGATGTAAGTGCTGTTGAACATGGTACATTATATTCTGACGATAGGATTAAATACTTGCGCTATACTCCTACTAATTATCCATATACTGTTGTTTTTGAAACAACATATAAAACAAACTCTACAGCTTTTATTCCTAGATGGTTTCCTATTAATGGTTATTATATTTCTGTTGAAAAAAGTGAATATATCTTAAAGAACCCTTTAAACTTCCCCATAAGAACTCTAAAAAACAACTTTGAAAATTACCCCGTAGAAGATACCTCTTCTCCGTTTAACCTCCATTATGTATTAAAAAACCAAGCTGCTATAAAAGCAGAATCAAACAGCTTATACTACCTAGATCTTATGCCTTCATTATTTGTTTCTCTAAATAATTTTAGTTTAAAAGGCGTCAAAGGATTTGCTTCTAATTGGGAAGAGTTCGGAAAATGGATGCATCAAAAATTACTCACAGAAAATACTCAATTAAAGACAAGTACTAAATTAGAAATTAAAAGCTTAGTAAAAAATGCTCATACCGATTTAGAAAAGGCAAAGATCATATATGAATACATGCAACGTAAAACCCGATATATAGGCGTTCAAATTGGTATTGGTGGCTGGAAACCGATTCCTGCAAATGAGGTAGATAATGTTGGATATGGAGACTGTAAAGGATTAACAAATTATATGAAAGCTTTACTCGATGTTGTTGGAATAAAGTCATATCACACATTAGTTTACGCTAAAAGGAACAGAAATATTATTAAAAATTTTCCTTCTTTACAAGGAAATCATATGATTTTAAATATTCCAAACAATGGGAATGATATTTGGCTAGAATGCACCAGCCAAACAATTCCTTTCGGCTTTTTGGGAGATTTTACGGATGATAGAGACGTTTTAGTGGTTACCCCAGAAGGCGGGGTCATAAAACATACCCCTAAATATATCAATCATAAGAATTCTCAAGAAACTATAGCTACGATTAAACTTACCTCTTCAGGAAACCTTTCCGCCGTAGTAGAACGGACATCAAAAGGTATTAAATATGATAAAAAATATCATCTCGATAAGAAAAGTAAGAAAAATCTAGAAAATTATTATACCTCAAAGGTATGGAACTACAACAACAATACAGAAATTAATCATATAACTCTATTAAATAATAAAGAAACTACTTCCTTCAAAGAAACAATTCAACTTTCAATTACTAACTACGTAACTTCTTATCAAGAAAACATGTTATTCAAAATCAATGTGTTTAATAGATTTAAGAAGATTCCAAAACGCTATAGAAATAGACAAAATCCATTAAAGATAAATAGAGGATTTATAGATAGAGATATCTCTACGATAACACTTCCTGAAGGGTACTCCATAACCTCTCTCCCTAAAGAAAAGAAGATTGAAAATAAATTTGGTTTATATCATATTCAATTTGAAAGAATAAATGAAAAAACAATAAAGTATCGCAGAACCTTATCTTTAAAAAAAGGAATATATCCTAAAGAAGATTACGCTTTGTTTAGAAAATATTGCAAACTAATTGCTAAATACGATAACTTAAGAATAGAATTAACTAAAAAATAA
- a CDS encoding TatD family hydrolase → MFIDVHTHNTHHPDEVLPIINRYPDSYLLPNTAFSIGIHPWYILEEKLYNELSILEEKLQHPNCYALGECGLDKLSQTDFQLQLDVFKEQIKLSEKFQKPLLIHCVKSFQEIVLLKKKTQPKQPWIIHGFNKHFQVAKELTKHGIFLSFGAALLQNKKLQETAKKVSLTTLFLETDNSKESIISIYKKLSEIKEIELNLVKQEINKNYKHIFTT, encoded by the coding sequence ATGTTTATTGATGTACATACACACAATACCCATCACCCTGATGAGGTTTTACCTATTATCAACAGGTATCCTGACTCTTACCTTCTTCCTAACACCGCTTTTTCCATAGGCATTCATCCTTGGTATATTCTAGAAGAAAAGCTATATAACGAACTCTCGATATTAGAGGAAAAATTACAGCATCCAAATTGTTACGCACTTGGAGAGTGCGGTTTAGACAAACTCAGCCAAACCGATTTTCAATTACAGCTAGATGTTTTCAAGGAGCAAATCAAGCTCTCTGAGAAATTTCAAAAACCATTGCTCATTCACTGTGTGAAATCTTTTCAAGAAATCGTTCTTCTAAAGAAAAAAACACAACCGAAACAACCATGGATTATTCATGGTTTTAACAAACACTTTCAAGTGGCTAAGGAACTAACAAAACATGGAATTTTCCTCTCTTTTGGAGCTGCTCTCTTACAAAACAAAAAGCTACAAGAAACTGCCAAAAAAGTATCATTAACAACCTTATTTTTAGAAACAGATAATTCAAAAGAAAGTATTATATCCATATATAAAAAGCTCTCTGAAATAAAAGAGATCGAACTTAATCTCGTAAAACAAGAAATCAATAAAAATTACAAGCATATATTTACAACATGA
- the dtd gene encoding D-aminoacyl-tRNA deacylase — MKAVIQRVSEASVTINSHQTASIKTGLLILLGIVENDSQEDINWLSKKIVNLRIFNNQEGIMNLSIKDIEGDIIVVSQFTLQASTKKGNRPSYIKAAKPPIAMPLYKGFIKQIEIDLGKKIQTGEFGADMKVALLNDGPVTIIIDTKNKI; from the coding sequence ATGAAAGCAGTAATACAAAGAGTATCTGAAGCTAGTGTTACCATCAACAGCCATCAAACAGCTTCTATAAAAACAGGTCTTCTTATTCTTCTTGGCATTGTAGAAAACGACTCCCAAGAGGATATTAATTGGCTCTCTAAAAAAATTGTAAACCTTCGTATCTTTAACAACCAAGAAGGTATCATGAACTTATCTATAAAGGATATTGAAGGAGATATTATTGTAGTGAGTCAATTTACGCTACAAGCATCAACCAAAAAAGGAAACAGGCCTAGCTATATAAAAGCCGCTAAACCTCCAATTGCGATGCCTTTGTATAAAGGTTTCATCAAACAAATTGAAATAGATTTAGGGAAAAAGATACAAACTGGAGAATTTGGTGCCGATATGAAAGTAGCTCTACTCAATGACGGGCCTGTAACTATTATTATAGACACCAAAAATAAGATCTAG
- a CDS encoding YceI family protein has product MKKSILTLTIVGLTLISCKNEKKEKLTVSKEVKVEKVAKPITNNIDTNTSVLTWKGTKPGGAHSGTVALKESSLVIDNGAVTSGEFIIDMSAIKNTDLDAEHGAKLVAHLSNGDFFDVEKYPTSKFVITSSDNKDGKLAITGNLTIKDVTKSITIPATISEKDGVVTFKSDLFNINRADFNVKYGSKSFFDNLKDKYIDDLIEFSFDIKVKK; this is encoded by the coding sequence ATGAAAAAATCGATTTTAACATTGACCATCGTAGGTTTGACCCTTATTTCTTGTAAAAATGAGAAAAAAGAAAAGCTAACAGTAAGCAAAGAAGTAAAAGTGGAAAAAGTAGCCAAACCGATAACCAATAATATAGATACTAACACCTCTGTATTAACATGGAAAGGGACAAAACCTGGGGGGGCTCATAGTGGGACTGTAGCTTTAAAAGAAAGCTCTTTGGTTATTGATAATGGAGCCGTAACATCTGGTGAATTTATCATAGATATGTCTGCTATTAAAAATACGGATTTAGATGCTGAGCATGGAGCCAAGTTAGTAGCTCATCTTAGTAATGGTGATTTTTTCGACGTAGAAAAATACCCTACTTCTAAATTTGTCATTACTTCTTCTGATAATAAAGATGGTAAACTAGCAATTACTGGAAACTTGACTATTAAAGATGTTACTAAAAGTATCACCATACCTGCTACTATTTCTGAAAAAGATGGGGTCGTTACTTTTAAAAGCGACTTATTTAATATTAACAGAGCTGATTTTAATGTAAAATATGGTTCTAAGTCTTTTTTCGATAACTTAAAAGATAAGTATATTGATGACTTAATAGAATTTTCTTTTGATATTAAAGTCAAAAAATAA
- a CDS encoding pyridoxal phosphate-dependent aminotransferase, protein MIQYANRLQTVQEYYFSKKLKEVQALIKAGKSIINIGIGSPDLAPPSSVITAIQNSLTEEGAHKYQSYQGIPEFREAVSNFYQKKYQVPINSENEVLPLMGSKEGIMHISLAFLNEGDEVLIPNPGYPTYSSVTNLVGANTIPYELDENNDYQPNFKELELLDLSKVKLMWVNYPHMPTGAKALKESYQKLIAFGIKHQIIIINDNPYSFILNETPQSILQFEGAKNIALELNSLSKSFNIAGWRVGMLLGKQQFLNEILKVKTQMDSGMFYGIQKGAIAAMTLENDWFIEQNNIYRNRQQLIFELAEKIGCNVNKNATGMFVWAKLPDYKTAETTVDELLYEKGIFIAPGTIFGSKGEGYIRFSLCISEEKIKEAIDRI, encoded by the coding sequence ATGATACAATACGCAAACCGTTTACAAACTGTACAAGAATACTATTTCTCTAAAAAACTTAAAGAAGTACAAGCCTTAATCAAAGCAGGAAAATCAATTATAAACATAGGAATTGGAAGCCCTGATTTGGCTCCTCCTTCTTCTGTTATTACAGCAATTCAAAACAGCTTAACCGAAGAGGGCGCTCATAAGTATCAAAGCTACCAAGGAATTCCTGAATTTAGAGAAGCAGTCAGTAACTTTTATCAAAAAAAATATCAAGTACCCATAAATTCTGAAAATGAGGTACTTCCTTTAATGGGGAGCAAAGAAGGAATCATGCATATTTCTTTAGCTTTCTTGAATGAAGGGGATGAAGTTTTAATCCCAAATCCTGGTTACCCAACTTATAGTTCTGTAACCAATTTAGTAGGAGCAAATACCATTCCTTATGAACTAGACGAAAACAATGATTATCAACCAAATTTTAAAGAATTAGAGCTATTAGATTTATCTAAGGTCAAATTAATGTGGGTCAATTACCCTCATATGCCAACAGGAGCTAAAGCTTTAAAAGAAAGTTATCAAAAACTCATTGCTTTTGGCATAAAGCATCAGATTATTATTATTAATGACAATCCGTATAGTTTTATCCTAAATGAAACCCCTCAAAGCATCTTGCAATTTGAAGGTGCTAAAAACATAGCACTAGAACTAAATTCTTTAAGTAAATCATTTAACATTGCAGGCTGGAGAGTAGGAATGTTACTAGGAAAACAACAATTTCTAAATGAAATACTGAAGGTAAAAACACAAATGGACTCTGGAATGTTTTATGGTATTCAAAAAGGAGCTATTGCTGCTATGACACTAGAAAATGATTGGTTTATTGAGCAAAATAATATCTACAGGAATAGACAGCAATTAATTTTTGAACTAGCTGAAAAAATAGGTTGTAACGTAAATAAAAATGCTACAGGAATGTTTGTTTGGGCAAAACTACCCGATTACAAAACAGCAGAAACCACTGTAGATGAGCTACTATATGAAAAAGGAATTTTTATTGCTCCTGGTACCATATTTGGGTCAAAAGGAGAAGGCTATATACGTTTTTCCTTATGCATCTCAGAAGAAAAAATAAAAGAAGCAATTGATAGAATTTAA